The following proteins come from a genomic window of Takifugu rubripes chromosome 11, fTakRub1.2, whole genome shotgun sequence:
- the gemin7 gene encoding gem-associated protein 7 has protein sequence MAVPVSVIRLPKGPDPNSRGFDPNSPRFIALCRTSIPTSIPSDADAEQLQREQKARSQLRENFLRCLLSMTGKKVEFDMHENVKVEATFGASDIDVLNFQVSDLHTPIGVQKEALIRCQDVISYTFEI, from the coding sequence ATGGCAGTGCCAGTGTCGGTGATCCGCCTCCCAAAAGGTCCCGACCCCAACAGTCGTGGATTTGACCCCAACTCGCCCCGCTTCATCGCTCTGTGCCGCACCAGCATCCCCACTTCCATCCCTTCAGATGCTGACgccgagcagctgcagagagaacaaAAAGCCCGTTCACAGCTGAGGGAGAATTTCCTCCGATGTCTCCTCTCCATGACCGGCAAGAAGGTTGAGTTTGACATGCACGAGAACGTAAAAGTGGAAGCCACGTTTGGAGCATCGGACATTGATGTGCTGAACTTCCAGGTTTcagacctgcacactccaatcGGGGTGCAAAAAGAGGCCTTGATAAGATGCCAGGATGTGATTTCATACACGTTTGAAATTTGA